TTAAATTACTATTATCTTTGCTCATTATtagtataataaatatttaaattaatgaaattaacgtaaagaattaaatcatatatatatttattgaatttcgatgaataatttttctttttttttttttaaattttttgtttcatttaataaattatgtgGTTGACAAGTCATATCCGAGCTGGATTAAAGAAGATTTACCAGAGGGAAGATTAGGACTTTTCTGGTACTTCTCCTACCGACTTCGGATGCTACACCACCACCGGCCTCAGGCTCCAGCTCCTATAAATACACCCTTCCTCCTTTCTCTACTTTTCCTACGTCTCCCTCTCCACGCACTGCAGAATCATCTGGTAGGTTCCTGAATAACTCTCTTGTCATAGCACTCTCCTCTATTTTCTGTGCTTCCTTGTCATTCGATTGACTTTTGTAAACCGTCTTATACGTTTTCATGGCTGGTTTTGGTTTTAATCGGAAAAGGGGGTCAATTTTTTTTCCACAATCTTTAATTTGTGGTTTCTGGGAAATACTCTCGATAATTTGATAGCAAATTTAATTGGGTTGCAAATTTAATGGGGTTTTTATCCATCTGGTGGTTCTGTTGCGTAATTGGAAGATTATCAATTAATTCTTTTTGTTTTACTGTTTGTGTAATCTATCTGGTTTTGATTTAAGTATGTATTTGATTGTTGATCAGCTGCTTTGGTTTTTTTACTtgttcataatttaattttcagacCCTTATTTGAAGATTTATGGTACTAGGTACTGTATCTCTGACAAAAAAAGGTAAAGTAATGATAATCATCTGGGTGATGACAAGAAAATTTCTTGCCTTTCCTAGGCCTGCCTGTTTTATGTAGATTCAAGGGCTATCGAGAGAAATGTTTTTTGTGGAACTTACTAATTTTGCATGTAAAACCATTTATCAGCCATCAGTTCTAGGAAAAATGAATCTGTTAGGCAAAATTGACCCTTGTGAGCTGTTAATTGCTTTGCCACACATTGGTCTGTTTGGAGAATGATAGATATTTGAAGTCATAGAATGACTCTTTTGATTGCAGAATCTATATTTTGGAATTTGTGAATGgaatgttttaaaatattttagtctGCATTTAGATTTTCTATTTCTGTTAATAGAAGTTTAATAGAGCATAGAAGTAAGATGGTCATGCTATTTTCATACTACTCTTTGATTGAAGCTAAGATTAATTTATGCTTTATTTTAGTTGTTTCTTCAAATGCATTTTATATGAACTTCCTCACTTCTTTTTGTCATAATTTATATGATTGTGCAGGATCTCATATACTTTTAAAAGTAGACGGAGAATTGTAGATTTTTGAAGATGCAGAAGCACAGAAGCATCGGTTCAAAGTCTTTTAGACAAAGTTCTGAGCGAACAGAACTATACAGACCCATAACACCACTTGTATCAGCTGAGGATGCACCCAAAACTCCATTGGAATCAGCTGAGGAGGTCAAGCAATGGGAGGAAGCTAGGTGCCCAATCTGCATGGAGCACCCTCATAATGCTGTCCTTTTACGATGTTCTTCTTATGATAAAGGTTGTCGTCCTTACATGTGCAACACGAGCTACCGGCATGCAAATTGCCTTGATCAATTCTGCAAGTCATCTGTGTCATCTCCATCAACATTAACAATACAAGGAAATCTCAGTGCTAGATCAAACTTGAATAGAACTGCGCAATCCAATGCTTATGGGAGCGAGTCACAGCATAAACTTAGTTGCCCCATGTGTCGGGGAGAAATCTTTGGATGGTTTGTGGTAGAGGCTGCACGAAACTTCATGAACTCCAAAGTAAGGAGTTGTTCTACTGAGACTTGTGATTTTAGTGGGAATTATTTAGAACTTAGGCAGCATGCCAGGTCAGATCACCCTGCTGTCCGGCCATCAGAGGTGGATCCAGAACGACAGCATGATTGGACAAGGCTGCAACGTGAAAGTGAGTTTTCCGACATGATGAGTATGATCCGTGCAATGACTGGACTAGGAGGAGGTGAAGAGGGTGATCAAACAAGGCTAGAATATGAAAGTGATTATTTGGGCATGTTTAGTTTGTTCCGGGCAATGAATGGAGAAGGAGAGATAGAACTTGAATTACACACTCCAGCAGATTCTCTTCAATCTTTACATAGTTCAATCATCTCAATTGTGGAAGTCATCCAATCCACTATGGCGGCTATGTCAGGACTTCACTATGCATTGGAGAATCTTCGCATAAATAGACAATATAACTCCTTAGGATGGAGTAATAACTATAGGCAGGGCAACTTTGGACGGAGCAACAGTTCAATACAGAACAACACCGGCGGacagattagtaacggattcagAAGCAACTTTCGTGATCGGAGCAACTACAGACAGCTTAATTATAATAACAGCCTCAACTCTAGAGAGAACTACAGTCGTAGGGGCAATCTGACGGAGAGAATGCGCAGCAACCGGACCAACAATATAAGAAGAGGATGGGATCAGCAGAGGTACAATCTTAGGAGAGACAGATGGAATCAACAGCGTTGGACTGGACAATGATCTGATCACATTTTAAATGTCTCATAGACTTGATGTTTCAggaactctttttattttttggaagaaaatttattagttgttattattcttttaaatgGTTGCGTAAGTGCGAGAAGAAAATGTGTTTATCACCAGCTCTTGTGGTGGCATTTTAATGGAAATTCCTGTTTAAAAGATGATTTCTTTGAAAAAAGAATTCTTTGAATTTATAGTTAAGGCGCTAGTTATAGgcacaaaaattttaataaaaggcATTGCATTTCATTTTTAAGGGCAAAATAGTTATTATATATAGTTGTTTTTCAAAATGGTCATTATACAATTCGAAATTAtacaaattattataatttgaaataatttcaaaatggtCATTATACAATTCAGAAGGAAATATCAAGATaaacatgtaaatgtaaatacATCGGCTGACTGACTTATTTTGATAGTATTCAAgttaatttgttttattttaatagtgTTAAGTATTATACGGTTCTGAATAAGTGCCAAAATTTGAATTCAGTGACATttgttttctaaaaaatttatctctaatttaaaacttcactaaaaattatttgattttaattaattttataatattacttAGGTggactaaaattatataattcattaattgattgatttaaaatattaaaaataaacataaattttaatataatatgatattgagaaatttatttaataagattcgattaatttaatttatttatcttaactGTTTTtggaaattataatattattaaatattcaaaAACTTAATATAtcagattttttaaaaacatcAAAAAAGTCAGTTGTGCATTTTACCTAAGATAAACAATGCTTGACGAGCtggattaaaagaaaaaaaattcttctGTTAAAGTCTTCTTTGCAAGTGTATGAGCTGCCTGCTTCATTCTTAGTTCTCCTTACCCAAAAGAAGGTATCAGATTCAAAACTATATCTAAGATCAGAAGGTtctaaaatctaaaatattataaaacaaCGCATTATATAAAACAGCACTTTATGGATAGGGGTGACAGCAATCTTTGATAACCAGCCCAAATTCTGAAAAGGTTTTCATTTAGTGATTATTTTGGAATCTATTTCAACATCAAGACTGAGCTAACCCAGAGCCTTTACATAGATGGGAAGTAATTCattataaatgtatttttaGCTTTCGTATATAGAATaacatgtaattttaaaatttaatataaaaacaatCATACTCTTagttaatagaaaattaaaaatattttaacaaaaaaaaaaagagaaagagaaaaaaaaaatatcgcgATTTTTATATCCGAATGAGCTTCGACTTCGACTTTTCCTTTTTGTTAGATGCTTATGCATTTTATTGTTTCTCTTTTAAGGGTCATTTTGGATTTagaattgttttttattttattgtgttgcatggattttttatattttttgggtACGGGCGGTTTAGAgtttttgatcttattttttcTCCTCTGGTGGTTAGTGCTCATTTGATTTGTTTAAGGAGATAGTTCTCATTGTCCGCTCAATAGGAGTTTCATGCCTGCGATGACAGTGGCTCCGAGCTATAGTAAGCCTAATTTCGCCTAAGCTGTAGAGTTCAGCCGGTGTTAAGTTGGGTTTTTCTATTGGTCTTGGCCGATGCTTTCCTCATCCAACATTGATAGTGGATTTTTTCTTTTGGTTGTTGTCTTTTGGAAGTAATTGCTTTTTTAGTATCAATCGGTTGTCTGGCTTAAAATTAATGACGAATTTTGTGGGTGAAATGCCGAAACCGTTTTTACTGTGTAAATGGTTTTTCGTTTTTCGATTTCTAATTTAGTCTGTTGGGTTGAATTCGGCTGGATTGTGGGGTTTGGATTTGATTAGTTGGATGGATTAATTTTCTTGAATTGAGATggttttgattattttattcaGGCTAAATTTGCATTATCTTTAatgcaaattttatttatttgggcTATAAAATGCAATTTTAATTGTTatctgaaaaaaaaagttaatagaaaattaaaaagcaaaattttaaaaaaagttaaacttaaattattatataaatcataaattaaatacattttaataaaaaaccaattgtaataaaaataataaatctgtAATATAATAACTaatgaaaagtaaaaaataaagataaaattaagggatcaaaatgaaaatattttttaaagttaaaggGCATACTATTTACCCAAAGTGTTATTCTCGTCTATAATCACCGCCAACACGAATATCTCCCTCGCTTCGCAATCGGCCATTTCCGCGCCACCGCTCTCTCTCGAAGGGTTTGATCGAGGTAAGGACCGACTCGCCGTTTATCTTTCGACTGGTATTGACTGAGTTCTTTCTCTCTCCTAGGGTTTTCATCAGTTCTATTTCTTGTTCCTCATTTTACTATACTTTATTTTGTTAACTTCTTAGAGAATTAAAGATAAGATATACCTGTAGTGAAATACTTAGATATCAGAGTTTGAATTCTTTTGCTCTTGTTTTGCAGttataattatttgaatttttttacttaattttgtTTTAACTGTGATTAGATGCTATATTTCTGATACCCTGTtatttcttctccattttttttttctaaaagtttCTGGCCTTTTGACATTGGCATAGGTATTAGCATGGCGAGGCCTTTGTCAAATATACTCTTAAAGGGCATCGCAGGTCTCCCTGCAGTGCGAGTGCGGTCTACTAGTACTGTAAGAGCTAATACTTTCTGCTTCATTTTATATGATGTAAATGTTTGACACTGACATTAATATCATATGCAACATGAAGTAGCTCCATGTGCTTAGATAATGATACAATTAGGCAAGACTTATTGTGGATATATGAGGACAATGCAAAAAAGGTAAGGGTTGTAAAATGAAGCCTATTTGTGGGTATTTAATTTGGCACTTAACATTAGCATATGATCCATGCCAGACTAGTGTAGAACTAAAAACCATCATGTTGAAGCTGTGGCTTGAAATTTGAACATATAGTTGTGTTTGGTCATTTGAGAATTTTGGACTGCAAAACCTTTGTTTTATGGTTCTTTCTGTAATCTAACAATGGCAGAAATGCTCATTGCTCTTGTTTTACTGCTAAACTAACTGTATCTTTATGTTGTCTGACTTCTGGTGAAGTTGGAGTTCACTTTACCCTGGGGTAGGTGTTGTCCAAATGGCAGCTTAACTGTGCCTGAATGATCTCCTCGTGTTTGAATTATTGAGTCATGGAATATTGGTCAATGCTGGATTCGACTCCTTTTTTTGCTTCATATGTTCATGAGGATTATGGTCACTGTACCCCGCGATCCTTACATTTCACGTTGGATTTGTAGGTTTTTAGGTCCTTTAATTGCAATGGAATGAGATATTCAACTACCGTGCCCAATGATCCTGACACACATGAAGATTTTCAACCAAATAATAAGCTTGAGAGTTCTGGAATGTCTTTGAAGGATATAGTTGAACAGGTGAATATTGCCTTATGAAAGCAAGTTCTCATATTATTGTCTTTGTTCGCCAATAggaatttttagtttattaacaTCTTTATCTGTTATGATTACTTATGGTGTAGGATGTTAAGGACAATCCAGTGATGATATACATGAAGGGGGTGCCTGATTTTCCTCAATGTGGATTTAGTTCCCTGGCAGTAAGAGTGCTGAAACATTACAGTAAGtgtttaaatgttgttttgacgttatgattttattgataGTTCATATTATGTTGAACTCATGCATTTATAAGTAcctaaaattacaaataatccTGACTGTTAATCCAGAGACCTTTAGTGTCCTAGAAAGGGAAGATCAACTGCAGGAAAGCTGCACAATGAGGACAGAATTAAAATGGTGGGAAATTACTCTCTCGCTAATGAGAAGGATGGTTTACCTACTAATTAATGTTTGTGTGAGATGATGTTTAATGTTGTCATTTCTGAAAGACTAAATTACAATATTTAATGTTTGTATAGGGTCTTTAAttgtttgtgattttttttttaaaactggAAATGAGCATTAATTGCCATGAAGTTTCACATAAGATTCAAGAATAACACCAAAATAGTATcctaaaagggaaaaaaaattattgaaatagtTTGATATACAGATGGGGAACTTTATGGCAAGACACAACTTTTCTCATCAAACTCATGCTGCAGTTGATTTTTAATTGTTTAGTAGGCTAATTCAAGTAAAAAATTCTATTCGTTAAATTTTCTTAAACATGCTTTTTTGAGATCCTTGTTTGCAAAACACCATTATTTTGCAGTTGTTACGGCTTAGGAGATCTCCATCATTTTGAGGGGCTTGGTTTTCAGCAATTTGCTAGCATAAGCATGCAACAATAAGTTTCTAATGCATTGGATACAGATAAAACAAAAAATCAGTAACATATGAATCaagttgaaaaataaaatcattggATATGATGTGCAGAGTATAGGATATATAACTGTCTGGCTTTGGCCACGCTATTACTTATTTTTATGTGCTTTTCGCATTAAAAATGCGTATTCattcttatttataaaattgtacTAGGAGTTGCAATTCGTATTGCAGCTTATGGCTAAGGGTTTGGAAATAACAACTTTCTAAAACggctctctatttttttttaacaaaaaaggaAAGTCCTTGTAGAAAAGATGTGGCTTTAAGTAAGCATTTCTTGGTTACTTCAAACTGGACCTATTTGGTAATTCACTATTCAGTTGGTTCACTACGTATTCTCATCTATTTTACATGCATTTGTCAAATTATCTGGTAGTAATCAGTAACCAGAGTTCAGTATCTTTCTTAAAGTTGAAGGTTCATAATAGATCTTCGATCATTAGTTCTCATCCTTGTTTAATTATTAACCTTGTGCAGCAAATATAACAATCTACTATGTTATTCTTACAATTGTGTTGCCTGTGCAGATATTCCCTTGAGTGCAAGAAATATTTTGGAGGACCCTGAGCTGAAAAGTGCTGTAAAATCCTTTAGGTAGGTTATATTCTATGGTGACAAACAATGACAACACAGCCAAGGAAGCATGCCTTTTTCAATCTCATTAATAAAAAACACTCATTTCCGCTGGTGTATTCTAATTTCCAATGAGATTTCAGTGACATTCATTCAATACTATCTCTAAGTAGATCACTCAAAGTGATTGATGCTCTGAAGGGGTGGCGGACTCTCTTGGGGGGTCTGTTTCTGATAGCATGGCTGGATGATGTGCCTGTCTAACGCTACCAAATCATGCTTTTTCATGCATCTGGGAGTGCCAGGTGTCTATGGTTTAGGAATCTTGTTTGATGCATTAGTGTTAAAATGAAGCTTTAAGCATTGGTGCCATGACTATGGGGATTTAGGTTTAGTTTTCCTTACATCATCTTTCCATTCACAAGTTCTACACATGGATGGTAGTATCATATTACTATCAAATGGATCAATCCCCAGCAAGGCCCCAGAGTTAACCTAGTGTCACAAGAAACCCTAGAACAGAGAAATGGAAGAAGGATAAAGGAGaatagagagagatagagaggagaagaagaagaagaatctagAGAGAATTAGAAAAGAATAGAAGAGAGAATGGTTCAGGTTGTTATTGATCTTAGAATGTATATGCCATGTATTCCTACTCCTGTTTATACACATCTCTCAATAACTGCCGCAGCAGCTCCCTTCTAACTGTCACAGCACGCACAACTGACTTCTAACAGCTCCTTTAACTAAATACTCATCTTTCGTCCAATTCCAGCAACTTTGCTAGTTCCTATTCCCTCTAAACTGCTCACAATCCAATTCATACATCTCACCATTCAGTCAACAGCAACTCCTTTCAGCTCCTGGTCTTTCTTATGTACCACCTAGACATGCAACTGAGTGTTGTGATTTGACTTTAATGATGACACTGGCTTTGTAAATTGATTGGTTTAGAAGAAAACAATATTGATGAGTCATGAGTTAGTTTCTCAAAATCTGACATTTCTGTGCAGCAATTGGCCCACATTTCCACAGATTTTTATCAAgggagagtttattggtggatCAGATATAATCCTGAATATGCATCAGGTTAGTTAGCAACTTTACGTTCTTATCTATAAAGAAAGacgttttttctttttctcttttttcttttcttcgccCTTCCTTCTGTACTTCTTGAAACTTTCAGTTTGATActgtaaaaaaaaatgtaaatggaAGCTTCTGATTTGTAGCTTTGTCCCTTTACAGAGTGGTGAACTGAAAGAAAAGCTTCAAGACGTTGCAACCAGTCAGAAGTCTGAATAGTTCTCTCATTTAATAAAGAGAAGATGCTGCTTGGCTGCACGAAGGAAGGCCTCTTGAAACCACCAGGCGTCTGAATTGAAGATTAGAAGAAAACTACTTGGGAAAAAACTTGGAAATTTTTTCGTTGTTATTGCAAATGAATGGTGCATCAATCACCAAAGCTGTTCCATAAAAAGTACCTGTAGAGTGCATTTcctatttaaacaataaaagcCTATATATTAGTCTTCGTTTTACGTTTTTCgttattttttacttaaaaaaagcgtttttttgtaatattttcaaagcatttttttttttcaaatcaaacGGTAATTTAAACAACAAAATTTGATTTCTTATTTTCGCTTCTTAGTAGGCACCGAGTTCGCTTCCCCTTTATCCTTTCCGTCAATGTCGGCGACAATTCTTTCTTTCCGTCATGACACCTGCCATAGACAAGGAAAGCTTCATCAAGAACTCAAGTTCTCAATTCTATTTTTCTGtcaccatttcatgcatatttggTATTCCATACTTAGCAGTTTATAATGACAAATTTTCTAGAGGCTGCAAGTTTCATATAATTGAAACTTTAGACATGGGAAACAGAATGGCTAGAAGTAGcatttattatgaattttgtattttaattaaaaaatttaaattctgaaTGAATCGACACAATGTTTGAATTTGGATgcttttttatctaatttttaaaaataaaaatgtgagacatattaaatataatattttattatttttaaataaaaattaattttacatatgAAAATAATGAGTTATATTAACTCataattaattgatatatttaattataaaaataatagtaatttaattattaaatatatcatattttaatggtagatacattttattttattgtaaaaattttataatatatatattattcttaattatttatatatgctgttattttaaattaaatactatgtgtattataaatattttatagttattattttaaaaattttataatatatatattattcttaattatttatatatgctgttattttaaattaaatactatgtgtattataaatattttatagttattattgtaaaataattttttttgttgaagatgtaaatatatatttaataattaggttatttattttttattttaattttaaaaatagactaaaattacatataaatgtaaatgttataatgatttatttaaaatttaaatatttaaattaaaatataaaatacatagatattaaaaaattttcaggtAATTGacgtttaaaagaaaataaaaaagagaaataaaagcgAAAAGTGATTTTTATTGAAGGGAGGTAtataaaacagaaaaaaaaaaaagttattttcctCTCCAatatgaaaaagaaaacaaagggACTTTATACTATTTAGAAAATTATAacagtttataatttaaattgaatttataaaataaaaaataaatagtaatttaatgcaatatttcttttttttatatatttttattcccAAACAAtagcaaataaaattatttttttattttcctctcATTTAAATAAAACAGTAAAAAACACATAAATGattgctttctttattttcttctct
This sequence is a window from Manihot esculenta cultivar AM560-2 chromosome 4, M.esculenta_v8, whole genome shotgun sequence. Protein-coding genes within it:
- the LOC110612501 gene encoding uncharacterized protein LOC110612501, with product MQKHRSIGSKSFRQSSERTELYRPITPLVSAEDAPKTPLESAEEVKQWEEARCPICMEHPHNAVLLRCSSYDKGCRPYMCNTSYRHANCLDQFCKSSVSSPSTLTIQGNLSARSNLNRTAQSNAYGSESQHKLSCPMCRGEIFGWFVVEAARNFMNSKVRSCSTETCDFSGNYLELRQHARSDHPAVRPSEVDPERQHDWTRLQRESEFSDMMSMIRAMTGLGGGEEGDQTRLEYESDYLGMFSLFRAMNGEGEIELELHTPADSLQSLHSSIISIVEVIQSTMAAMSGLHYALENLRINRQYNSLGWSNNYRQGNFGRSNSSIQNNTGGQISNGFRSNFRDRSNYRQLNYNNSLNSRENYSRRGNLTERMRSNRTNNIRRGWDQQRYNLRRDRWNQQRWTGQ
- the LOC110612955 gene encoding monothiol glutaredoxin-S15, mitochondrial, yielding MARPLSNILLKGIAGLPAVRVRSTSTVFRSFNCNGMRYSTTVPNDPDTHEDFQPNNKLESSGMSLKDIVEQDVKDNPVMIYMKGVPDFPQCGFSSLAVRVLKHYNIPLSARNILEDPELKSAVKSFSNWPTFPQIFIKGEFIGGSDIILNMHQSGELKEKLQDVATSQKSE